Proteins from a genomic interval of Oncorhynchus keta strain PuntledgeMale-10-30-2019 unplaced genomic scaffold, Oket_V2 Un_contig_4509_pilon_pilon, whole genome shotgun sequence:
- the LOC118401233 gene encoding lysM and putative peptidoglycan-binding domain-containing protein 4-like, whose amino-acid sequence LSSSSQQVADIKRVNNLIQEQDMFALKSIKIPVKKHSLLTNTEHSTSNSSTPQDRPTASLSGRPHLQEYTDFLKEVDHDIERLIQTTDAQNGVFLEAAGRPQNLGYRGQRLTSYGADWGIQWWNAVVAMLLIGIILPVFYVVYIKTQDTGVPAAVATSNSSGTGLSTESPRNTFSSQENVPQSERTKHIVQGKNVYGLHA is encoded by the coding sequence ctctcttcttcctctcaaCAGGTGGCCGACATAAAGAGGGTGAACAACCTGATTCAGGAACAGGATATGTTTGCATTGAAATCAATCAAAATCCCTGTGAAGAAACACAGCTTATTGACTAACACAGAACACAGTACCTCAAATTCATCCACACCACAGGACAGACCTACAGCCAGCTTATCTGGTAGGCCACATTTACAGGAATACACTGACTTCCTCAAGGAAGTGGATCATGACATCGAGAGACTGATTCAAACCACAGATGCACAGAATGGGGTCTTTTTAGAGGCCGCAGGGCGGCCACAAAATTTGGGCTACAGAGGCCAGCGCTTGACCAGCTATGGAGCAGACTGGGGCATCCAGTGGTGGAACGCTGTGGTGGCCATGCTCCTGATAGGCATTATCCTGCCTGTCTTTTATGTTGTTTATATCAAAACACAAGACACTGGAGTGCCTGCTGCTGTAGCGACCTCAAACAGCTCAGGGACAGGCCTCAGCACAGAAAGCCCTAGGAACACTTTTAGCAGCCAGGAAAATGTCCCTCAGTCTGAACGAACCAAACACATAGTTCAGGGAAAGAATGTCTATGGACTTCATGCTTAA